The Arachis ipaensis cultivar K30076 chromosome B03, Araip1.1, whole genome shotgun sequence region GTTAGGGTGGCCGGTGGTGGCGCTGTGagtgagaaaaggagaagaagaagctcgTCGACAGAGAGGGGAATGCTAGGTTTAGCTCGTTTGATTTGGTGCTGTGAATGAATGGAGCTTGGGCAAAAATGATCATAAACAGAATATCAATATTTCcgacggaaaattttaaattacagacagattttctgtctataataatttaataaaatgcagcAACTTTTTGTCCATTtaattacagatggatttttCGTCGGTAATCATTTTCcatgaaaaataattaatttttccgATAGAATTATCAATGGATTCTCTTTTCtatctgtaatttatgctaattcatttttttttgtttccgacaaaaaattcctcacaaattccgtctgtatttctGTAGGATAAAATCCGTCAAAAATATCCGTctataataactagttttctagtagtgataTGGTTctaatttgaacattttatttgtCAATTAGTTTGTCTTTTTAATgggtgtatttttttaattttcgatttTAAGTGTGTGAGATTGGGTTGTTTAAACCAGTGTTTGTTACTTTGTTTTATTAGGCTAAAGtgcgtttttaatttttattcaaattgtTAAAGTTGAGTGTCATATTCTTACAGTTACAATTTCTATTTTGCTTCGAAATAAAATTCATCATTATTATTCACTATTGATGCGTtcctatttctaattttttttcaatcctggattacttattttatttttcttaattcaaCAAACTATTCCTATATATATATTAACTGAATCTAATTCAACAAACTTAGCTAATTCCTATTATTGGctcaaaaaatttataattattaattcatTAAACACATTtccaggctaagcttgggggctatgatccggCTGTTACCAATCCGACCTCATAACTCGGCATTATAGTCATTAATTCGGCTCCACACCTTATAACTCGGCGACGTACGTTATGATCAGACACAACGGActacatttttttaataaaaacatcCGATCATACATTAAACTTTAATAACCACTCTTCAATACAGATGACTAGCAGCAAGCATAACCGACCTATCCTATCCcacctataaaggtatgatatCTGACCCTTAAAGAACaaattgaattctcaatactgacttaagtttcggagtgcctttgcaggtacactccccccttgTTTCTTGTTCACACTCTGCACGACTAGACGTTTCCCCAAGTGTAAAGTTCGGACTCTCTCAAAGCTCAAAGATCGGCACCGAAGATAACAACTCGGCGTCGACTCTCAGAAGTTGAGCTCCACTCCAGATATCCACACAggaacaattggcgcccaccgtggggccgagaTCAGAATATAATTATTTCTTTATATCATCGGCCTTGACGTTCTCGCCTGAAGCCATGGCTGAGCAACTTCCACCCACGCCATCTGTACTCCTTCAGATGGTGACCGAGTTATGACAAGCCAACCAGCGCATGGCCGAAGAGAACCAAAGAATGGCAAATCAGATTGCTAATTTGAATAATACCCGAATCAAAAATAACAATGATCGGCAAGAACGAACAGAAGAAGCCGAGTATCAATCAGGGCCGACGCATGTCTCCGTAATAGCTCGGCAGGAAGAAGAGAAACCTGAGCACAATGAAGAAACTCGGCCAGAAGACGAGGATGATAACCTAGAAAACTCCCCTGGGCCATTCACGGCTAAAGTGATGAACTTCGTGTTGCCCAGGAGGTTCACTCTGCCAACCATCCTAACCCCCTATGATGAGCTAGGTGATCCGAAGAAATACATCAAAAAGTTCACCTCcataatgatagtaaacggtacatctgataaagttttatgtcgttgttttTCATCTTActtagacggtcctgcacttgattggttttgttctttgcctgCAGATTCTATTTCTCGTTTTCAAGACCTATCAACGCCTTTCGAAGAGTATTTTGCTGGATCAGCCATCTATCTACATGACTCCGATTACTTAAGCACAATCAAACAAGGCCTGTACGAAAGCCTTAGAGACTACATGATGTGCTTCACAAAGATAGCCATGAGTATACCTGATCTCCACCCCGAGGTGGAACTACACGCAATAAAAAGCGGACTCCGACCAGGGAAATTGCAGGAGACCATTGCCGTAGCCAAACCTAAAACCATGGACGAGTTTCGTGAAAAAGCAAAAGGTCAGATTGACATCGAAGAACTCCGACAAGCTCGGAAAACAGAGAGACCACAATACAGAGACGATGACAAAGCACGAGATAGCAAGAAAAACTTCAAACCAACTCCCCGATATGAATCTTATACTCAGTTCAACACCAAGAGTAACAACATCATCAAGGAGATCTTGAATTCGAAGTTGATCAAGCCACCAAGAAAAGCTGGTAGCTATCCAGATTCAAAAAGTGCGGACAGATCAAAATACTATTCTTTTCATCAAAAGCACATACACACTACTGATGAGTGTGTCATCGCCAAAGACTTTCTGGAGCGGTTAGCTCGGCAAGGTCATCTCGACAAGTATATCGGCGGCCACATACAACGACGCACACCTCTCCTTGGTGACCAAAGCTCCGCAACACAGCATGGCCGAGATAAAGACCGACTgaacactggtgcacgaaattgtgatctcaactacgccaacaacttggtacgcacaatcgtaatctcaactcttttttacaactccgcacaactaaccagcaagtgcactgggtcgtccaagtaataaaccttacgtgagtaaaggtcgattgataaaccactattttatggtttatcttatgcttaattgagtggtttttatcaactctttacccatttattcatactaatcgcatgctttatgttttccttcctgattttgtgctatgattgaaaacatgcttatttggcctttatattgctaatattaatcctctcttatcaccattagatgccttgatatgtgtgttaagtattttcagagattacagggcagaaatggcttcgaggatggaaaggaagcatgcaaaagtggaaggaatacaagaagttgaaggaactgcaaagctgtcatcctgaccctcttgcactaaaacggtcataacttgagctacagaggtccaaacgacgcgatttcagttgcgttggaaagctaacatccggagcttcgatttgatatataatatgctatagttgacCTGATtctaggtgacgcggtcgcgtgatccatgcggacgcgttgcagtgacaaaaaatcagcgtgtttgaattcgcaaccagcaaatTTTGGGCTGTTTCTAACCTAGTttgcgacccagaaaacacaaattagaggctataaagtgggggaatgcatccattcatcaacaagctttcatattcacaattttagaatttagatgtagtttttagagagagagaggttctctcctctctcttaggattaggatttaggatttctcttagttttaggagtgactctcaatcccaggttcaatgttcttcaatttatatttctcttctacttttagatactctaatacttttattttttaattacttatgttgcccatttgattcataaatctttcatgttagattggattgcttttattaatataatttgaggtatttcagacttatgattgctctctttaatttattaatgctctttgtttatccaaattattttcattcaagtagacttttttcccttttggctttggttgagtcattggagacacttgagttatcaaactcattgttgattgaaaattggatttcttcatttcattaattcaagttccaataactctagcctttcccaaggaaagactaggacctgagaaataaaaattaattcatccacttaacttaccttcatagttaaaggttaacaaagtgggagaaaaattcaattcttattacaattgataagaataaccaggataggacttccagttctcataccttaccaagagtttattttacagttatttatttatttttattgctttgaaaatttacctgtgcccattgcccaaactccaaaaccccaatttacaaactcataaccaataataagaacatacctccctgcaattcctagagaagacgacccgaggtttaaatactcggttatcaattttaaaggggtttgttacttgtgacaaccaaaacgtttgtatgaaaggacttttgaaggtttagaaactatacttgcaacaaggatttatctgcaattttctagaccacgcaaaagttctctcatcaaaatggcgccgttgctgggaaattgtaatcgtgtgccttattattggttattgtaaatattttcttttacctgtttatttgtttttatttttgtttttaatttttgctttttcataaattaagaggttattggtttttatttagttattaaaaatttttcaaaaaatttttttt contains the following coding sequences:
- the LOC107633494 gene encoding uncharacterized protein LOC107633494; amino-acid sequence: MAEENQRMANQIANLNNTRIKNNNDRQERTEEAEYQSGPTHVSVIARQEEEKPEHNEETRPEDEDDNLENSPGPFTAKVMNFVLPRRFTLPTILTPYDELGDPKKYIKKFTSIMIVNGTSDKVLCRCFSSYLDGPALDWFCSLPADSISRFQDLSTPFEEYFAGSAIYLHDSDYLSTIKQGLYESLRDYMMCFTKIAMSIPDLHPEVELHAIKSGLRPGKLQETIAVAKPKTMDEFREKAKGQIDIEELRQARKTERPQYRDDDKARDSKKNFKPTPRYESYTQFNTKSNNIIKEILNSKLIKPPRKAGSYPDSKSADRSKYYSFHQKHIHTTDECVIAKDFLERLARQGHLDKYIGGHIQRRTPLLGDQSSATQHGRDKDRLNTVRVKLKDRKMRDVALEVGLGAKGNKSTWIVLSHLCFIIWIICKRMEMV